A stretch of the Pongo pygmaeus isolate AG05252 chromosome 16, NHGRI_mPonPyg2-v2.0_pri, whole genome shotgun sequence genome encodes the following:
- the AP3S2 gene encoding AP-3 complex subunit sigma-2 isoform X1, with protein MIQAILVFNNHGKPRLVRFYQRFPEEIQQQIVRETFHLVLKRDDNICNFLEGGSLIGGSDYKLIYRHYATLYFVFCVDSSESELGILDLIQVFVETLDKCFENVCELDLIFHMDKVHSLAVLFQTRVTRKPRALGISSHLYIFILFLVFFTLKIVLEPVLFNRFNSLGFVLILLRSTNSFNVHKIITRPISWFICSQTDFLI; from the exons ATGATTCAGGCGATTCTGGTTTTCAACAACCATGGGAAGCCGCGGCTAGTCCGCTTCTACCAGCGTTTC CCAGAAGAAATTCAACAGCAGATTGTTCGAGAGACTTTCCATCTAGTCCTCAAGCGGGATGACAACATCTGTAACTTCTTGGAGGGTGGAAG TTTGATTGGTGGCTCTGACTACAAACTGATCTACCGGCACTATGCTACCCTCTACTTTGTGTTTTGTGTGGATTCGTCAGAGAGTGAACTTGGAATCTTGGACCTCATCCAG GTTTTTGTGGAAACTCTGGATAAGTGTTTCGAAAATGTGTGTGAATTGGATTTGATCTTCCATATGGATAAGGTACATTCTCTTGCAGTTCTCTTCCAAACTAGGGTTACTAGAAAACCAAGAGCCTTGGGCATCTCTAGCCACCTCTACATCTTCatattgtttcttgttttttttactCTTAAGATAGTCCTAGAACCTGTTTTATTTAATAGATTTAatagtttgggttttgttttgattttgctaAGATCTACTAACAGTTTTAATGTGCATAAGATTATTACTAGGCCTATATCGTGGTTCATCTGTTCACAGACTGACTTCTTGATATAG